In Monomorium pharaonis isolate MP-MQ-018 chromosome 3, ASM1337386v2, whole genome shotgun sequence, a genomic segment contains:
- the LOC105830190 gene encoding HIG1 domain family member 1A, mitochondrial, with amino-acid sequence MATDDDTIIDQTLSDRLLEKGRKSPFLIASLISLVGVCGYGVYAFRKKKISTQLYLIQLRVAAQGTAIACLTIGMGYHMVKKHILHDEKEP; translated from the exons atggcTACTGATGATGATACCATAATAGATCAAACTTTGTCGGACAGATTGCTAGAGAAGGGACGAAAATCACCATTTCTGATTGCAA GTTTGATAAGTTTGGTGGGAGTCTGTGGCTATGGTGTCTATGCTTTTAGAAAGAAGAAGATATCTACacagttatatttaatacagcTCCGAGTTGCTGCACAAGGAACAGCAATAGCTTGCTTGACAATAGGAATGGGATATCATATGGTTAAAAAGCACATTTTGCACGATGAGAAAGAACCATGA